ATATCTGCTTTACGGAGGTAACGCTAGCGAGGTTCACGGAGCCGAGATCTTTTTGGGCGCCTTTGAGCAAATAGTCGACCAAGTAGATTTCGATTTGGTGTTCTTCGGTAGGGGCACTAGCTGGCAAGCGTTCGCGGAACGCTCCAATACGGGGAAGCTACGAGGACGAGTCCACGTAAATGGCCTTATCGCGCCCGGTGAACTAGCAAAGTGGTTACGAGGAGCGAAGGCTTCCTTGGCCTCTATTCACCCCGATAGTGGCTACGAACTGGCATACACTACGAAAGCACTGTCGTCCTTTTCTTGCGGGACGCCGTTGCTCTACGTAGGGCAGGGGCCAACGGCGCAAGATATCCGCGATGCCCATCTTGGGATAGTAGCCGGCTATGACGCTGGCCAAGTAGCTAAGGCGATGATTACGGTAGCCGCCGAGCAATGGCCGCGTCAGCAGATTCGCAAATGGGCCGAAGAAAATAAGTCGATCTCTAGCTCTGGCATGCAGGTAGCACAGATTCTGCTAGAGGCATCTAAAGAAGGTTAGTAATGAAGAACATCCTGGTGATCACCTTTTCGGATATTCCGAAGGACGCCCGCGTATTGCGTCAACTATCGGTTGTGCGCGAGTTCGGCCATGTCACGACACTTGCCTATGGAGAAAAGGCCGAATTTGCAGATGAGCATCTGCGGATTGATTCTTCTTTGCCGTCTCTGCCGCAGACTCCTGCGGGGGTGGCTGCCTTGGCAGCACATAGATTCCGTACAGCGGAACGGCTTATTCCTGCAGCTAAGCAGGGATTGAAGTTGGTGGGCAATCGCAAGTTTGACGCAATAATTGCTAACGATGCAAGAGCGCTTCCCCTTGGCATGGCTATTGCCGGGGACGATACGCCAGTGTGGGCTGATTTGCACGAATGGGCTCCGGAGGAACGCACCCAGCTGCTGTCCTGGAGGTTGCTCGTCGCTCCCTTGATGCGGGATATTTGTAAAACTTATCTACCATCTACCGCAGCACAGACGACTGTCGCTGGGCACATCGCCCAGCTTTACCAGAAGCACTTTGGAGTTACTCCCTCAGTGATGCGCAATGCGCCCGCTTGGCAGGATCTGGAACCGAGTCCTGTAAGTGACGACAAGATTCGCCTGGTCCACTCTGGCAGTGCGGTTCCGGGCCGGTCTATTGACAAGATGATCGAAGCGGTCAAAACGCTGGACGATCGCTTCAGCCTAGACTTCTATCTGACTACTGCCGGCGATGGCGGCAAGTATCTACAGACTTTGAAAGATGTAGCGGGCGGTGACCCGAGAATTAGGTTCAATGATCCGGTAAAGCCTGCCGAGCTTCCCGCCACATTGAATTCATACGATGTAGGCATCTTCTGGATCCCTCCCACCAATACGAATGCGCGCCTTTCGCTGCCGAATAAATTCTTCGACTTTGTACAGGCACGCTTGGCAGTTGCTGTAGGTCCGTCGATCGAGATGGCTGAACTGGTTCGAAAGCATTCACTGGGAGTTGTTTCGGAAAGATTTGAAGTCTCCAGCATTACACAGACTCTATCCAGCTTGGATTCGCAAAAAGTGAGGTCTTTCAAAGCACAAGCTCACACCCACTCCAAAGAACTTTCTTTTGACAATGAGGCTAAGGTAGCAAGAGGAATACTTAAACGTATGTTGTCGCTATGAGTTAGGAACCTAAATGCAGAAGAAGCTGCTGGTACTGCTTACCTCCGTCTTCCCCTATGACAGCGGAGAAGAGTTCTTAGAGGTTGAGCTCCCGTATCTGGCAGCTTCTTTTACTAGGGTCATAATTCTGCCCGTACATCAACTAAATCCCAAGAAACTCACCAGAAAGCTGCCGCAGAATGTTGAGGCACGCAGCCTGCGCAGCTGCGTGCCGGCATGCAAGAGCGCTGGGATTGGGCTAAAAGCTGTTAGCGGCTGGGTACGTTCGCCCCTGCTGTCGCCGATCCCAGCTGCTTTGCAAATGCGCGCGCTGACCTCGGGTAGGTATCGTTTCGAACTGGCAAAAAATGCGCTGGCAGACGTGGATTTTTCGCGCTATGACCAGGCGGTGTTCTACGGGTATTGGATGGCCAAGCCAGCAATGATTGCCTATTGGCTTTCCGAGTGGGCAAAAGATTTTACCGAAACCAAGTGTGCCTCGCGGGCGCACCGCTTCGATGTATATCAGGACCAGGCTCCGTTCGGATATCTACCTGCAAGGTCATTCTTAGGTAAACATTTGGATGCGGCCTTTCCCATTTCAAAGAATGCGAAAGATGTGCTCTCCAGGGACATGGGAGATTCGATGCGTGCCGCAATGAGCATCCAACGGCTAGGAACTCGCCCTCTGCCCGAAGTGCACCGGGAAAAGACTGGGAGGCTAAATATTGTCTCCCTCTCCTCTTTGGCGCCAGTGAAGCGGTTGGATCTAGGCGCGCGGGGTATAGCGCAAGCGCTTCGCCGTGGCGTTGACTTGCACTGGTACCACATCGGAGGCGCGAAGGCGGAACAGGTAGAAGATCTCAAAGGGCTGTTGGACGAGCTCCAGATAAGCGAATCTGTAACTCTGATCGGCCAACTGCCCCACGAAGAGGCGCTAAATTTCCTGGCGGACCCGAAGCTGACCGTGTTCATGAATACTTCCTCTTCCGAGGGCGTGCCTGTTTCGATCATGGAGGCGTTGGGATGCTCGCTCCCGACTGTCTGCACAGATGTCGGCGGAAGTGGCGAACTGGTAGAAGAGGGCGTTAACGGTTCGCTGCTAGCGGCGGATATACAACCGAATGATTTAGCAGAGATCCTTGATCGCTGGTACCGGATGGGACAGGACGAGTACGCACGTTTTAGCAAGAATGCGCGGAATACCTGGGAAGAAAAGTGCGACGCTCGTAATGTGTACCCGAAGCTGATTGCAGAAATGGAACAGATGTGAGTTCCCCCTTCGACAAGATAAAAGGGGTTTTCACCGCTAGGCCTACCCTGAAGCACGTCTCTACTCTTGTGGGCGGAACCCTGGCGGGACAGGTCCTGGCCGTTGTCACGGCCCCGATAATCTCGCGAATGTATTCGCCGGAAGAGATGGGGCAGTACACCTTATTCATCTCCGTCTTCATGACCGTTGTTGCTGTTGCGGGACTGCGTTACGACATGGCGATCGTGCTACCGAAGAGCCACGCGAATGCGCGGGTGCTGCGCAATACCGTGTCAGTGATCATCGGGATTGTCTCGCTGGCGTGCACAATAGTGTTTTTCATCTGCGGGAATGCTTTAGCTAAATCGATGGGCCAACCCGGACTCGGCCCGTGGCTAGCACTTGCGGGAATCGCCATTTTCACGCTGGCGCAAGTGAATTCCTATAACTATTGGTTCACTAGGACGCTGCAATACAAGGCAATTTCTATAAACAAAGTGCAAATGAGTGGTTCAACCGCGATTTTGCAGATTGTCTTCGCGCTTGTGTCTTTCGGAGGCATCGCCGGGCTTATTGTTGGACATCTGCTGGGGCAGGGTGGGGCAATGGCCACCCTAATGTATAAGGGCCGGGCGAAGGCGGAAAATGAAGGCGAGCCAAGCGCCAGCGCCATACAGCTGTTGCGCCGCTATAAGAAGATGCCGCTGCTCAATGCTCCGAACGGGCTGGTAGATTCGATCCGGCTGAACGGTATCAACATGCTAATTGGTGCCCTCTATTCTGCTAATACGGTTGGTCAATTCGGGCAGGCGTGGAGGTTGATGCAGGCTCCCGTAACGCTTATCACCGGGGCTATTTCGCAAGTATTTTTCCAGCGCTTTTCGGTTACAGAGCCAGGAAAGATGGAAGCGGCGGTGAAGCAGTCGGTGAAATACTCTTTACTGCTGGGAATTATTCCATTCCTTCTAATGGCTCTTCTTGCACCTTGGATTTTCCCCTGGTTTTTAGGCAGTGGCTGGGAGCAATCCGGTCTGATCGGCAGGGCGCTGGTGCCATGGTTATTTCTGAATGTTGCCACTTCGCCAATTTCGACCGTCTTCGTTGTTACTGAA
The genomic region above belongs to Winkia neuii and contains:
- a CDS encoding glycosyltransferase, producing the protein MQKKLLVLLTSVFPYDSGEEFLEVELPYLAASFTRVIILPVHQLNPKKLTRKLPQNVEARSLRSCVPACKSAGIGLKAVSGWVRSPLLSPIPAALQMRALTSGRYRFELAKNALADVDFSRYDQAVFYGYWMAKPAMIAYWLSEWAKDFTETKCASRAHRFDVYQDQAPFGYLPARSFLGKHLDAAFPISKNAKDVLSRDMGDSMRAAMSIQRLGTRPLPEVHREKTGRLNIVSLSSLAPVKRLDLGARGIAQALRRGVDLHWYHIGGAKAEQVEDLKGLLDELQISESVTLIGQLPHEEALNFLADPKLTVFMNTSSSEGVPVSIMEALGCSLPTVCTDVGGSGELVEEGVNGSLLAADIQPNDLAEILDRWYRMGQDEYARFSKNARNTWEEKCDARNVYPKLIAEMEQM
- a CDS encoding lipopolysaccharide biosynthesis protein, with the protein product MSSPFDKIKGVFTARPTLKHVSTLVGGTLAGQVLAVVTAPIISRMYSPEEMGQYTLFISVFMTVVAVAGLRYDMAIVLPKSHANARVLRNTVSVIIGIVSLACTIVFFICGNALAKSMGQPGLGPWLALAGIAIFTLAQVNSYNYWFTRTLQYKAISINKVQMSGSTAILQIVFALVSFGGIAGLIVGHLLGQGGAMATLMYKGRAKAENEGEPSASAIQLLRRYKKMPLLNAPNGLVDSIRLNGINMLIGALYSANTVGQFGQAWRLMQAPVTLITGAISQVFFQRFSVTEPGKMEAAVKQSVKYSLLLGIIPFLLMALLAPWIFPWFLGSGWEQSGLIGRALVPWLFLNVATSPISTVFVVTERQQEMLGFAVVYMSTGLGSVWGFAKLGAGIVATVWGLSLFMSLALVGMILLTIRAARIYDREGTTK